CTCGCAGAACTTATCTTTGAATTCTATGATCGCCTTAAATCCATCTCAAGAGGCTATGCCTCGATGGATTATGAGCTTGTCGGCTATCAGGAATCCGATCTCGTAAAGATCGATATTCTCGTCAATGCCGAGCCCGTGGACGCCCTTGCCATGGTAACGCACCGCGCAACGGCAGACGCCCGCGGTCGCACGATGATCGAGCGCTTAAAAGATCTGATTCCTCGTCAGCAATTCCTGATTCCGCTACAGGCCGCCGTCGGATCAAAGGTGATCGCCCGTGAGAATATTTCCGCCCTGCGCAAGAACGTGACGGCGAAATGCTACGGCGGCGATATCTCTCGAAAAAGAAAGCTTCTCGAAAAGCAGAAAGAAGGAAAGAAGCGGATGAAGCAGGTCGGCTCCGTGGAGATACCGCAGGATGCCTTCCTGGCGCTGCTGAAAAGCGATGGCAAATGAGGGAGTCTTTTTTACAGAACAAAATTTCTTTGACATTTTCTCAAAAGAGACGTATATAGAGATATAAAGAAAGAGCGAAAGACGGGAGTGGAATTTCTCAAGTGAGGTCGGACATGAAAACAGTTTCGAAAAAAAGGCTTACGATCGGCGAAGTATTCTCAGAGCGCCGCTTTCTGCTTCTGCGGGAGTTCGCCCACAAGAAAGGACTCGTCTATCTGGACGAGTTGAAGCGTGAGATGCAGACGCTTAAGAATATTCGCGGCATCGGCGAAAAAAAATATGAGACCATCCTTGAAAAGCTGAAGAATCCGGCAGCTCCCTCGCATTACGAGAGCTATGGATCACGCCAGGGTCGCACAATCGATCCGAATATGGCAATCAGCCGCGCCTTCAAGGGGTCCTACAGAGTATTCATCGACTACGCTACGAAAAAAGGGTATAAGACGATTGCCGATCTGAAAGGTATCAGCCTGGACGAGATCCGTTCCGTGAACTGGCCGGGCAATGCGATCTATAAATCCTTCCTGAGAAAGCTGGAGCGCTACGGCGTTCGCCCTGTCGACTATCGCGGTAAACTCGACATCGACAGGCACGGCATGGGCATTCTCACCGACGACGTTAAGTTGAACAAGGCCTATCAGAACGCTAAAGTAGCGAATCTGCGTGAGTTCCTTCAGCTTGGTGAAGAAGGTCGCCTTGCGATCAAGAACTACGGTGAGATCAGCGAGAACCTGCTTCGCGATCTGCTGCTCGATCATGAGATCGATCCCGAGCAGTTCGAGAACACCCGCGGAAGCCGCTTTCCCGAGCGTGATATGAAGCTGAAGCCCGATGATATTCTGGGCCGCATGAAAACGCTGCTTTCTCAGCGAGAGTATATGATCCTCGTGCATCGCGGCATCAAGAAGCAAACGCTCGAAAGCGTCGGCTCTGAATTGAATCTGACTCGCGAACGTATTCGCCAGATCGAAAAAAAGGCCGTCCTGCGCACAAACATCTATCTGGGGCCGATCATCCAGCAGTTCGCCGATCGCATCCATGAGAAGGTGGCGAAGGCCGGCGGTCGCGATACGATCAAGAGCCTGTGCCGTCAGCTCAACGCAAAAGAAGATAGCATCAGCCTGATCGCCTATCTTGCCGGCTACCGAGATCTGCGTATCGACGGTCAGTATATCTACATCGACATGACAAGGTCGCGTAACTGGCGTAACGGCCGGTCCGCCTGATACTGCGCTTTCCGTAAAAGATGAAAGGCCCGCGAAAGCGGGTCTTTTTTTATTGTCAGAGCGCAAGCAGCCGGCAGCCTCTGACCGTGCGCACCCTGATGCTCTCGCTCTTCTTGCTCCTTTTACTCCTGGCCGTGCGCTGTTCGGCCGAACAGGCCTTCTTTCTTCGCAGCGAGTCGATGACCGACGGCCGCGTGCTGGTTCATAGCTTCAAGACCGACAGTATGAGCGGCGCCTATCTGATGGGTCGGTTTGACCGTGATCTTCCCGGTCTTTTTCCCTTAGAGCTGCGCATTCAGGCGCATAGGGATATCGTCATCCGCCCCGAGGCCATTCGCCTGCAAAAGAGCGGCGTCGCTGTGCCCGCCCTTCGTCCGAAGGAGATCTGGGCGTCGTACCGCATGAACTCGCTCGACGACTATCCTTTTGTATTCCGAATGATTCTCGACCGACCGGCCTTTGCGATCGCCCCCTCGCCTGCCTGGATTCACGAACAGAGCATGCTCGACACGGCCTCCCCGCAGCAGCGGCGCATCCGATACGAAAGCATGGCGACACGGGTGGATAACGCCTTCACGGCGACGCCCATCAAACGATTTGAGACGCGCGTGATCACGCTTCTTTTCCCTCTGCCTGTGCCCGATCCAAAAACCCCTTATAGCATTGTCGATGAATCGAAACAACTGCCTTCGGTCACGTTTTATTATGAAAGGCACGATACGGAGCCACTGTATGACGCGGCAAAAGCACAGGCCGTCGATACCTTCTTAAAAGAGCGACGCCGGCTTTACGAACGGGATCTGCGCGATCTATTCGACGAGCATGAGCAGCTGCACGATCACGAGACGCTGCGACCAAAAGAAAAGGGACGGTAATCCGCCCCTTTCTGCATTTCGACCTTGCTCAGATCTTCAGTTCTGCGAGGCGTCCGTTCCGTTTGTGCCGTTCGTACCAAACGGCCGGTTCAGAAGAGAGGCATGAAAATCCTTCTTCGAAAGGCCGCGGTGCACGACGCGCATCCACAAAAAGTAGACCGGCACACCGAGCAGGATCACAAGCAGCGCTACGCCCGCCTCGATGGGGCGACCGATGACGCTGGTGATGATCGTGATGACCGTAAAGAGGATGAAGATCACCGGAAAAAGCGGATACAGCGGCGTACGATACGGGCCTTTAATATCGGGACGTTTATGCCTGAGCAACATTAATCCGGCGATCGCCACAAGAGGAAAGATCGAAAGAGCGATACCCATGTAGGTCTGGATCTGCTCGTAGGTGCCCGAGGCGATATAGAGAATGGAAAGCATGCCCTGAATGACGAACGACATGACAGGCGTGTGAAACTTCGGATGCACCTCGGCGGCGATCTTGAAGAACAGACGGTCGCGAGCCATCGCAAAATAAACTCGCGGCCCGATCATGATCGTCGCCGAAACGGTTGAAAGCAGCATGAAGAAGAAAGCGACATTAAAGAAGGTCGTGATCTTAGAGCCAAAAAGGTGTGAGGCCGAAAGATGAGCGACGGCCTTCTCGCCGGCAAGCTCAGAAGCGGGAACGGCCAGGTAATACAGCACGTTCAATAGAATATAGAGCACCATCGTGATAATCGTTCCACCGATCAGCGCTATGGGTAGGTTGCGCTCGGGATTGCGAATCTCTTCGGCAAGATAGGTCGCACCGTTCCAGCCGCTGTAGGCAAACATCACAAAGAGAAGGCCGAGGCCGACGCCGCCCCATTGAATGCCCTTGCCTTCGAAGTGACCGGGCATCGGCAGTTCCGGAGCCGAAACGGCAACGTAGAAACCGGCCGCCATAAAGACAAGAACAAGGCCGACCTTTACCACGGTGAGGATGTTCTGCACCACTCCGCCTTTCTTCACATGCATGACGTGAATGGCGGTGAAAAGCACGATTAACAGGGAGGCTAAGACCTTGCGTCCTGTAGCCGAATCAAGCGTTGAAGCAAAGATCGTTCCAGGAAGCATGAGATCAACGGCAGGCTTCAGATAGTCGGCAGATAAGAGAGCGGCAGAGGCGGCCGGCGCGGAAAAGGCGACGGCGAAAGAAACCCATCCGGTCAGGAACGAAGGAAGAAGGCCGAAGATGTTTTTTAAATACACATACTCGCCGCCGGCATGCGGCATAAGCGTCGAGAGCTCGGCATAGCAGAGAGCGCCCGAAAGAGCGACGATACCGCCAAGAGCCCACAGTGCGATGACCATATACGGATCACCGACGGCCGACTGAATGATACCGGTGTTTCCAAAGATACCGGAACCGATCATGCTCGCCATCACGACGAACGTTGCCGTCCAGACGCCAAGCTGTCGTGTAAGCGTATGTTTTTCTTGCGAAGCGGATTCGCCGTGCCGGACTGTTTCCAAAGAAATGTTTTCCTGTGAGACGTTTTTCTGAGATGCTGAGCTCATAAGAGAGATAGAGGAACCTGTGAGATAGTATCGGCGCCATCGGTCGATGGCATTCGGCCAGAATCCCTCTGCTTCACGCACGAGCAATTTTTTATTGACCCCGGGGCTCTTTTTTTGATCCTCTTCCTGCCCCGGATCAGAGATCAAACCTACCAGCCGTCGGGCATAAAAGTAAAACCATGATGAATCAAAGATTTCGTAACACTCTTATTCTTACGCTTTTCGCACTCCTTCTGAGTGTGTGCAGCGGCGAGACAACATCCTCTCCGAAAACGCCCGCCTCTCCTGCCGGGAAGCATTTCGTGAACACCACCGAGATCGCATCCGATCCCGATCTCGATGCCATGGCCCGCATTATGGCCGGACTGGAGCCCGCATCGTCCGCTCCTGAGGCCTGGAAGACGATCGCCGCATCGGCCGCTTTTGCCGCTCATAAACAACAGCTGGGCGCCTCTTTTTCACGAGCCGAGAAAAGCCGTCTTTCCATCATGAAGCAGTGGAGCGCCGAAGAGCTGGCCGACGTATGCAAAGAGGCGAATGATCTTTTTTATCCGTTCAGCGGCCCCGATATCATGACGGCGCATGCGATCTTTCCCTGCGCTAAAGACTATATCATGATCGGCCTTGAGCCGGCCGGCATTCCGCCCGCTCTTGGCAATATGAACGAGGCCGTGCGTGCCCGTTATTTTGCCGCCGTGCGCAATTCGCTGGGAAGCATCTTAAACTATTCTTTTTTCAGAACGAACGACATGCGCGATGACTTTCGCGGAGTACTCGACGGACTGACTCCGATTCTTATGGTCTTCCTTGCTCGCGAAGGCAACGAGCTTGTTGCGGCCCGCGTTGCGACGATGCTACCCGATGGAACGATCAGCGAACGCGATCCGAAGAAGGCGCCTTCGGCCGAGGAACGCAAAGCCGAAGCGACGGGCGTTCCGGGCATCCGCTTCTACTTCAAAGATGTGAAAGACGGACGTCTGAAAACCGTTACCTACTTCTCGGTCGATATCTCTGATACGGGCCTTGCAAACAGAGCCTTCTTTCTCGAAACGATCGGCCGCACGGGCACCTATACGACTTACCTGAAATCTGCTTCTTATCTCATGCATCGCGATTCCTTCTCGAAGATCCGCAGCTTCATCCTGGATAACAGCGATCATGTCATCCAGGACGATTCGGGCATGCCGCTTGCTTTTTTTCCCGAGGCAAAATGGAACCGCTCGTTCTATGGCATGTACACGCAGCCCATTCCGCTTTTTGCAAGCCGCTATCAGCCCGATCTGCGCGCCATCTACAAAGATCCGGTAAAAAACGGCGTGAAGAAGCTTCCGTTTGGAACGGGTTATAACTTCAAAGAAGGCGACTCGCATCTGCTTGTGGCCCGCAAGAAGAAGTAACCGCTTCCTGCGCTATGCGAAAAGGCCGGCCCGTTGCCGGCCTTTTTTTATTTCAGGGAACCCGGCCGCCGACCCTACAACGAGTTCGGGCAGAGAAGTAAGGATAATGGCGTTAGCGTCAGAGCAGCCCCATTCCCCAAAAAATACTCCCTGACCGAAATTAATTGAAAATTTTGAACCAACTCCGGTCATAGTAATATGAAAGGCAGAGCCGCCCCTCTCCTGCTCTTTGCTCTTCTGCCGGCTGCCTGCCTGCGGGGCCCTCTTCACGCTCCCGATGACAGTATCTTTTCGCTCTTCAACCTGAATGCCTTTTTCTCCAGCGGATCAACGGGGCAGCTCGATACCAGCTTCGGCGGATCAGGGGCGGCGATTTTCGATAGCGGATTCACAGACAACTGTCTGGACATCGCTCTTTTAAGCGATGACAGCGTCGTCACGACCGGCGTCTCTTTTAACGGAGCAGTGAACGAGCTGATCGCCTCTCGCTACAGCGCCGGCGGCCTGCCCGTTCTTTCGTTTGGAACATCAGGCACCTTTCACTATAACACCGGAAGCAATACAGGCGGAATCAAAATCCGTCGTATCGCCGCAGATCAGCTGATCCTTGCCGGCTACACGACAAATGCCGGTACCGATACGCTGCTCTTAAAAATCGACGCCTCGGGTAACCTTGATCCGGGCTTTGGAACGGCCGGTGTCTCCGTTTTCGATCTACTCACTCCCGACGACTCGACAAGCGACCTTGTCATCGACCATGCCGGTCGTCCGGTACTTTCGCTTTCTACAGGCGATCAGTTCTTCATGGCCGCACGGTTCACGGCAAGCGGCGCCCTTGATACGGCCTTTAACGGAACCGGCATAGTACAAACGCCGCTGCCATCGGGACAGGCCGACGCCTATGCCATTGCCGTCGACGCCTCTAACCGCGTCATTGCAGGCGGATACGATTACGGAGGAGCAGGCACGTATCCGTCTACGGTGATCCGTTATACATCGGTGGGCGCGCTTGATACGGCGTTCGCCGGAACGGGAATCGTCCAGACCGACCTGAGCGCAACGGTGGGCGATGCGTTCTATTCGGTGATCGTTCAGCCTGACGGTAAGATCGTCGCCGCCGGTTACGCCAATGTCGCGGCAGGTAGCGACGCCCTCGCCGTTGTGCGTTATCTGAGCAACGGATCGCTTGATGCGAGCTTTGGAACGGGCGGGATCGTGCTTATTGATGTGACTGCAGGCCCCGACAGTCTACGATCCGTCATCCTGCAACCCGACGGCAAGAACGTCGCAGCGGGAACGGCCGATGCAGGAAGCGCCGGCTCCGATATGGTCGTCGTGCGTCTTCATCCGGGCGGCACCCTTGACACGACGTTCGGCGGAACGGGCGTCGTTCTTATCGATATCTACGGAGCCACGGACTATGGCTCCCGTGTTCTGCTGCAGAGCGACGGAGCGATTCTCGTGGCAGGTACTGCGAGTAACGGGGCGAATAACGACGCGGCTATCGTGAGGCTGAGGTAACGGAGCGCTGCTCGCATCGCCCTTCAATCAACGACGATGCCGATACGATCCCACCGAATCTTCATGCGCTTCCACTTTGCCAGCCCGGTAGTTGTGGCCGATCCCTGTCCTTGAGAATCCTGGAGATGAGCGCTATCGATCTTTCGCTTATGGCGCAGATCGTCCTGCCAATCTATAGAGAAATAATGGAACATGTATTCATGGGTTATCCTGTCCGCCGATACCGGACCGAGATACCGAGAGTCCTTTGAATCATCACGGTTATCTCCCATCAAGAAATACTGATCGGGCCCGAGAACGAAGGTATTCGCTACAAACTGACCAGCATCTTCAGCGCCTTCTTGAATCCAGTATTTCTTTTCACCAGAACCCTCCTGATATAGAGTAAAAGGCTCATCCACTCGTCGCACGACAGCGTGCGACGTTTTCTCATCGAGGATGCTCTGTCCGTTTACGAATACGTTCAAGACCGATCCGTTCTCTGTGTTTTTCTCTCGTAACACCACGGTATCGCCCGGAATGCCAATGATACGCTTAAGCCATTTGCGCTCAGGACCGTTTTCTTCAACATGTTGCCAGACGACGAGCTTTCCGCGCGCTTTCTGGTCCTCGTTCATTATTCGCCTGACGTAAATATAATCCCCCCCAAACAGAGTCGGTTCCATCGAAGAGCTGACAATATTATGGGCAGACGCTACATTCTTTTCGGTGAAGAGATCAAACGGATAACCTCCAGCAGCCTTTAGAATGAAGACAAGAGGAACGACCCATAAGGCATGCGGCAGACGAAAGAATCGATTGTCTGACGCCGGCCGGCCTCCAACAATCATCGTATCAAGCATTATTAAGGCGTATAAAGCGAATACGGTCAGAAAAAAAGTGGCTGCAGCACCTATCCCGCCCAGAAGCAGGTGAGACAGCATCAGTCCCCCTCTCAACAGCGACACCAAGAACAGGCTGACGAGAGCCATCAGGAAAAAGCGACGTGGCTGCTTCAGGTAGTAATATCCAAACGGAAACAGCAGCAGGTTCAGGGCTACCGCTATGATCTTGCGCTTCACTCCGCCGCCAGCGGAAGGGCAATCTGACCTGTGCGGGCGACCTCGATGATGCCGTATTGTTCGAGAATGGTCATGAGGCCGTTGATCTGACGCGGGTTGCCCTGCACGTCGATGAGAAGGCTGTCGGCCGTGATCTCCTGAACGCGACCGTGAAAGATCTCGACGATGCCGAAAAGCTCGGATCGGTTGCCGGCCGTGCATTTGACGCGCACAAGCACGACCTCGCGCACGATGGACTGATTCCAGGCAAGCAGGCGCACGTCGATAACGTCGGCCAGTTTGAGCATCTGCCC
This region of Leptonema illini DSM 21528 genomic DNA includes:
- a CDS encoding sigma factor-like helix-turn-helix DNA-binding protein, which encodes MKTVSKKRLTIGEVFSERRFLLLREFAHKKGLVYLDELKREMQTLKNIRGIGEKKYETILEKLKNPAAPSHYESYGSRQGRTIDPNMAISRAFKGSYRVFIDYATKKGYKTIADLKGISLDEIRSVNWPGNAIYKSFLRKLERYGVRPVDYRGKLDIDRHGMGILTDDVKLNKAYQNAKVANLREFLQLGEEGRLAIKNYGEISENLLRDLLLDHEIDPEQFENTRGSRFPERDMKLKPDDILGRMKTLLSQREYMILVHRGIKKQTLESVGSELNLTRERIRQIEKKAVLRTNIYLGPIIQQFADRIHEKVAKAGGRDTIKSLCRQLNAKEDSISLIAYLAGYRDLRIDGQYIYIDMTRSRNWRNGRSA
- a CDS encoding APC family permease, whose protein sequence is METVRHGESASQEKHTLTRQLGVWTATFVVMASMIGSGIFGNTGIIQSAVGDPYMVIALWALGGIVALSGALCYAELSTLMPHAGGEYVYLKNIFGLLPSFLTGWVSFAVAFSAPAASAALLSADYLKPAVDLMLPGTIFASTLDSATGRKVLASLLIVLFTAIHVMHVKKGGVVQNILTVVKVGLVLVFMAAGFYVAVSAPELPMPGHFEGKGIQWGGVGLGLLFVMFAYSGWNGATYLAEEIRNPERNLPIALIGGTIITMVLYILLNVLYYLAVPASELAGEKAVAHLSASHLFGSKITTFFNVAFFFMLLSTVSATIMIGPRVYFAMARDRLFFKIAAEVHPKFHTPVMSFVIQGMLSILYIASGTYEQIQTYMGIALSIFPLVAIAGLMLLRHKRPDIKGPYRTPLYPLFPVIFILFTVITIITSVIGRPIEAGVALLVILLGVPVYFLWMRVVHRGLSKKDFHASLLNRPFGTNGTNGTDASQN
- a CDS encoding delta-60 repeat domain-containing protein: MKGRAAPLLLFALLPAACLRGPLHAPDDSIFSLFNLNAFFSSGSTGQLDTSFGGSGAAIFDSGFTDNCLDIALLSDDSVVTTGVSFNGAVNELIASRYSAGGLPVLSFGTSGTFHYNTGSNTGGIKIRRIAADQLILAGYTTNAGTDTLLLKIDASGNLDPGFGTAGVSVFDLLTPDDSTSDLVIDHAGRPVLSLSTGDQFFMAARFTASGALDTAFNGTGIVQTPLPSGQADAYAIAVDASNRVIAGGYDYGGAGTYPSTVIRYTSVGALDTAFAGTGIVQTDLSATVGDAFYSVIVQPDGKIVAAGYANVAAGSDALAVVRYLSNGSLDASFGTGGIVLIDVTAGPDSLRSVILQPDGKNVAAGTADAGSAGSDMVVVRLHPGGTLDTTFGGTGVVLIDIYGATDYGSRVLLQSDGAILVAGTASNGANNDAAIVRLR
- the lepB gene encoding signal peptidase I, whose translation is MKRKIIAVALNLLLFPFGYYYLKQPRRFFLMALVSLFLVSLLRGGLMLSHLLLGGIGAAATFFLTVFALYALIMLDTMIVGGRPASDNRFFRLPHALWVVPLVFILKAAGGYPFDLFTEKNVASAHNIVSSSMEPTLFGGDYIYVRRIMNEDQKARGKLVVWQHVEENGPERKWLKRIIGIPGDTVVLREKNTENGSVLNVFVNGQSILDEKTSHAVVRRVDEPFTLYQEGSGEKKYWIQEGAEDAGQFVANTFVLGPDQYFLMGDNRDDSKDSRYLGPVSADRITHEYMFHYFSIDWQDDLRHKRKIDSAHLQDSQGQGSATTTGLAKWKRMKIRWDRIGIVVD
- the ilvN gene encoding acetolactate synthase small subunit, with translation MKHILSINVRNRPGVMSHVSGLFTRRGFNIDSIAVGVTQDPDVSVITLVVKGDEKTAKQLQGQMLKLADVIDVRLLAWNQSIVREVVLVRVKCTAGNRSELFGIVEIFHGRVQEITADSLLIDVQGNPRQINGLMTILEQYGIIEVARTGQIALPLAAE